DNA from Rhodobacteraceae bacterium M382:
GAGCTGCCGAAAATCGACACCCAATCTGATGCCGGGTCACCTGCCCCGGTTGCAGAGTCACCAGCCCCTGCGCTGGACAGCGCTCAGACGACACCGGCACAACCGGCCACAGATGAACCCGCTTCCGCGCCTGCGGTGGGCTTTACCAGCCGTCGCAAGAAGCCGGATCAAGGCGCGGCACCATCGCTGCAAGGCGTCGCGCGCACTTCGGCGGCTCCCGCCCCCACTGTGGCGCAACCGGTTGCTCCACCCGAGAAACCGGCTCTGCGCCCTGCCCCGACACCACCACCTGTAACACCACCCAGCGTCGGAATTACATCACCCGATCTGGATGTCCCGCCCGAAGTTGATCCCAAATCCGATGCCCCGGCACAAAATCTGTCCGGGTTCCACAGTCGGCGCAACACCCCTGTCGACATGTTGCCCGCTCAGGACAGCAAGCCCAAAGCCTATCCGGTCGCCGACGCCCCTCCCGGGGCCACACCGCGCCAGGAGGCAACCAGCGAAACCGAACGCATGACCCTGTTTGGGGCACGCGATCAGATCAGGGTTGGCGGCAAACCGAAATACCTTGGATTGGTCCTGACCGCTGTTCTTGTGCTGTTTCTGGCCGTAATCGCCGCATGGGCCACGTTCTTTTCCACAGGTCGCTTGGGTGAATTGTTTGAAGCCCAGCCTGATCCGGCCACACAGTCACCGCCACAGGTCACACCGGATCCCACCGAGACGGCCCCGGTTGAACCGGCGATTGCGCCACTGGGTGAACCCGCAGAGCCCGTTGCGGCACCCGCGCCAGCGCTGCCTGATATCGCCAATCTGCCGGCTCCGACCGAAGTGCCCTTGCCCGGGCTGACAGACACTGACACGGCCGTTCTGGATGCGCTGAGCGATCCCGAACAGGACGCACAGAAGGAAACACTGGACGAAACACCGGACGAAACACTGGGCGAAACTGCCACCACCGAGCAACCGTTCCAGCCGTCTGCCAATGTGGCACGGTATGCAGCCACCGGCATCTGGGCCGACGCGCCGACGCAGCCCGAAACCCCTTCGGTGATCGGGTTGGATGATCTGTTCATCGCGTCCATCGACCGCACGGATCTGTCACAGGATTCGGTCGCCTTGCCTGACGCGGCCAGCCTGAATACCGACATTTCCCTGGCTTCGGTCGGATCACCGGCAGCCCAAGGAACCAGCTTCAGATTGAACGATCAAGGGTTGGTGGATCCCACGCCCGAAGGGACGCTGAGCCCGGATGGGGTTCTGGTGTTTCTGGGAACCCCGCCTGTTCGCCCACCGCAAACCCCGACCCGTTTCGAAGAGGAACCCGAAACTGATGCGAACCGGGAGCGCCTTGCCGGTTTGCGCCCCCAACTGCGTCCCGAAGACCTGACTGAACAAGCCGAACGCGCACAGCTGGGCGGGCTCAGCCGGTCCGAGCTGGCCGGTGTACGCCCCAAGCTGCGTCCCGAAAGCATTCAGCGGCAGGCTGAAGCATTGGCACAGACTCAGCCCGAACCCGAAACCCCCGCCACGCCCGAAGAAGCAACCGAAATCGTTGGCACAAAGTTGGCTGTGGCTGCGACCGTCAAGCCCAGAACACGCCCATCGAATATGGCTGCTTTGGTCAAAAAGGCCAGCCGCAACGACCAGTCACAAGCCGCCACAATTGCCCCGGCCACCGTCTCGCCCAAGATTCCATCTTCGGCCTCGGTGGCGCGCCAAGCCACCTTCCAAAACGCGCTCAACCTGAAGCAGGTCAATTTGATCGGCGTCTACGGATCCCCGTCTGATCGCCGGGCTTTGGTCCGGTTGCCCAGTGGCCGCTACAAAAAGGTCAAGGTCGGTGACAATGTGGACGGGGGCAAGGTCGTCGCCATCGGAGACAGCGAACTGCGATACCAAAAACGCGGCCGAAACCTGACATTGCGCATCCCCAACGGGTGATCTGCGCATAATCTGATCCTGTCGCCCGGCCCTCGTGCCGAACAGAAAAAACCACCGCAAGATCGCGCTTGCGGTGGCTTCATTTCGTCAGCAGTCTTGCCCTGATTACGCAGCTTCGATCTCGCCGCTTTCGATCTGTTCCCGTTCGATGGATTCGAACAGCGCCTTGAAGTTGCCTTCGCCAAATCCGTCATCACCCTTGCGCTGGATGAATTCGAAAAAGATCGGGCCGATTACGGTTTTCGAAAAGATCTGCAACAGGATCCGGGTTTCTCCACCATCCACAACGCCCTCGCCATCAATCAGGATGCCGTGTTTCATCAGCTTGTCTTTGGGTTCGTCGTGACCCGATACCCGGTCATAGGACATGTCATAATAGGCCTCGTTCGGGCCGGGCATGAATTTGAGCCCTTTTTCGGCGATTGCATCGGTTGCCGAATAGATGTCATCGCTACCGACCGCGATATGCTGGATGCCTTCGCCGTTGTATTTCTTCAAATAGGCAACAATCTGGCCGGTCTCGCCGCGATCTTCGTTGATCGGAATGCGAATGCGGCCACAGGGCGACGTCAGCGCACGGCTGAACAGCCCGGTGAATTTACCCTGAATATCAAAGAAACGGATTTCCTTGAAGTTGAACAGGGACTCGTAGAAATTGAACCACTTGTCCATGTTGCCCTTGAACACATTGTGGGTCAGATGGTCGAGATAATAGAACCCGTCCCCTGCAGGCTTTGACTGGGTCAGCCATTCGAATTCTTCATTGTAGGGCGAAGTATCTGAGTATTGGTCGACGAAATACAGCAGCGAGCCGCCGATGCCCTTGATCGCTGGCACGTTCATTGTCTTGTCGGACGCGTCATAGGGTTCCGCCCCCTTGGACACCGCATGATCATAAGCCGCCTGGGCATCCACAACACGCCACCCCATCGCAGGCGCGCAGGGGCCGTGCTCTTGGACAAATCGCGCGGCAAAGCTGTCGGTATCGGCATTCAGGATATATGTCACATCTCCCTGCTGCCACAGCTCGACATTCTTGGATTTGTGACGACCCGTCAGCGCAAACCCCATGCGGGTAAAGAGATCGCGCAATTCCTGTGGTTCCGGGTGGGCAAATTCGACGAATTCAAACCCATCCGTACCAGTCGGATTTTCGGCGGAAATGACAGATTTCGGTGCGGTATGCGGGAAAGGACCCATGGGCGCGGTCTCCTGATTGGACATTTCGATTATCTGACTCAAAAATACCCCATTCTCGATGCAGGTTTTGCGCAAAGTGACGCATGTTTCATTACCAATGTGCGGAGTTTTCATGATATATCATCAAAAACTGCGGAGATTACGCATGCTGGACGCTACAGATACCAAACTTCTCGCAGCTTTGCAGAAAAATGCGCATCTCACCGCGCACGAGCTGGGAGAGAGGCTGAACCTTTCGGCCAGTCAGGCCGGGAGACGACGGCAACGATTGGAAACCGAAGGCTATATTCAAGGGTATTCCGCCCGCTTGGATCCGTCCAAGTTGGGCTTGCATGTGCAGGGGTTTGTGCAGGTACATCTGAACAGCCATGGCCCGGAACAATCGGCCAGCTTTGCCCGACTGGTGAGCACCCGGTCAGAAATCACCAGCGCCTGGACCATGACTGGCGACGCCGATTACCTGTTGCGGGTCTATTGCGCCGATCTGCCTGGGCTGAATCGGCTGCTGCACGAAGTCCTGCTCCCCCACCCTGCGGTCGCCCGGGTGCAAAGCCAGATTGTCATGGACCAATTGAAACGCGACGCGCCGCTACCGACCTGAGCTGTCTGGGGGGAAATAATGGCAGTGGGTCGATTTCCTGCGCCAAACGGGCGTGAATTTTCACATTCCATGCATATGTAAGGACCACAATAGACCACCTGCATCACGAATCCCTACAGACGCAATAATTCCTGTATTATCGGTTGAGTTTCCGACGCATTGCATCGGATGATCAGACCGAAACTGGCGAACACCAACTGGACCCCTCATGGATGAATTCCTTTATCAGGCTTCAATTTACCTCGCTGCGGCGGTGATTGCAGTCCCGTTTGCGTCGCGATTAGGTTTGGGGTCCGTTCTGGGATATCTGGCGGCCGGAATCATCATTGGCCCGGTTCTGGGCATGGTCGGTGCCGAAACCGAAGATTTGCAGCATTTTGCCGAGTTTGGCGTGGTGATGATGTTGTTCCTGATCGGGTTGGAGCTGGAGCCGCGCGCGCTCTGGGATATGCGACACCGACTGATCGGGCTGGGCGGTTTGCAAATCCTGTTCAGTACGCTGGCTCTGATGGGGGCGGCGATGGCAACCGGGCAGCCCTGGCAGGCGTCCCTGGCGATTGGCCTGGCGCTGTCTTTGTCGTCAACCGCGATTGTGCTGCAAACCCTGTCGGAAAAGGGGTTGATGCAAACCAGCGGCGGACGATCCGCGTTTTCGGTTCTGTTGACCCAGGATATTGCGGTGATCCCGATCCTGGCCTTCTTGCCGCTGTTGGCGGTTGCCCCAGACTTGCAGTTTACCACCGATGGATCCATTCAGCGCGCAGTTGATGGCGCGGCGCAGCACGGTTCTAGCCATGGCGGCGGTCTGTCCTTGGTCGCGGGATTGCCGGGATGGGCGGTGACGCTTGTCACCATCGGCGCGGTCGCCTTTATCATTCTGGCTGGAATCTATCTGACCCGACCGCTGTTTCGATATATCCATGCGGCCAACCTGCGCGAGATGTATACCGCGCTGGCGCTGTTGATCGTTGTGGGCATCTCCTTCCTGATGACATTGGTCGGGCTATCCCCGGCCCTGGGGGCGTTTCTGGCTGGCGTGGTTCTGGCCAACAGCGAATTCCGGCACGAATTGGAAAGCGACCTCACGCCCTTCAAAGGGTTATTGCTGGGTCTGTTTTTCATCACAGTCGGGGCAGGCATCAACTACAAGGCGTTTCTGGAAGATCCAGGCGACATGATCGGATTGGCCCTGCTGATTATCGTGGCCAAAGGAACCGTGCTATATTTTGTTGGTCGTGCCTTTGGGTTGCGGCGGCGGGCCCAATGGTTGTTCACGCTCAGTCTGGCCCAGTCTGGAGAATTTGGCTTTGTTCTCTTGGCCTTCTCGGTTCAACTTAATGTACTTCCTCAAGTTCTTTCTGAAAAACTGTTGCTGATCGTAGCCCTGTCGATGCTGATCACGCCGCTGTTGTTCATCCTGTATGATCTCATGTCCAAACGGATCTCTGATCAGAAACCGGAACAGGAACCGGACGAAATCGACGAACAGGGTCCAGTGATCATTGCAGGCATTGGTCGATTTGGGCAGATCGTCAACCGCCTGGTCCGCGCCAGCGGGTTTCAAACCATTGTTTTGGATAACAATATGGAAGCCATACAATTGATGCGGCGGTTTGGTGTCAAAGGTTTTCTGGGAGATCCCACCCGCCCCGAGCTGTTGCGCGCCGCAGGTTTGAGCAAGGCCAAAGTGCTGGTCGCCGCCATGGATCAGGCGGAGGAGGTCACAAAGCTGGTCGCCTATGCACGCCGGCAGCGTCCCGATATACACATTATCGCCCGCGCTTTTGACCGCAATCACGTATACGAATTGTACAAGGCCGGAGCGGATGACATCGTGCGAGAGATGTTTGACAGCTCGCTGCGCGCGGGACGCTATGTGCTGGAAAATGCCGGACTAAGCGAATATGAGGCCGCCCGCGCCGAACAGACGTTTTACGCCCATGACCGCAGAACCATGCGAGAGCTTGCACAGCTTTGGCAACCCGGGGTTCATGCCCGCGACAACCCGGCCTATATTGCGCGATCCAACGAACTGGAACGGGATCTGGAAACTGCCCTGTTGCAGTTGGCCGAAGAGGAAAGCGATCGCAAATCCGCCTGACCAACTTTCTGACACGGAAACGCGTTCTGGCGACAACATGCGCCCACAACCATCTGTTTTATAATGAAAAAGGCAGGGCTAGACCGCCCTGCCTTTAACCGTATGCCCCGGAGTCACACGAGTGTAGCTGCCCCGCCCGGGGAACCCCGCAGACCCAGGTTAATGGGTCAGCAGATGTGCTTCGTGTTTCTTCAGCGACCTGCGCGCAGACTGATAGGATTCCAGCCCTTCGCGGGTACGCAGCTCTGGGAACAGTTCAAAGATCTCGTTGCGCTGTGCGTTGCCCAGACCGTCCATGGTCTGATCACCCGGCTGGAAGCTTTCGGTCCAGGCCCCATCCGACAACACCACTTCGTGCTGGTCGAACATGAAGTGGATGTAGGTCACTGTTGAGACCTCGACCACATCGACCCCTTCGAGACCGGTCAGATGTTTGGCCGCGACCAGAACTTCGCGCTCTTCGAAATACAGCGTTGTCTTGTCGTTGGCCACCAGCACCCGGTGGTTGGGGCTGACCATCATGTCACGTTCCGGCAGACCATTGCCCAAGGCACCTTCGCGGATCAGAACCGGGTTCAGGTGTTCCGCACGTGCCAGCTCTTTGCCTTGCATCGTCCGCGACCCCAACCAACGGATCGCCTGGATACCATTGTCGCGGGTGATGACGCGATCACCGATCTGAAGGTCCTCGACACGCCGTTCGCCTTTGGGGGTCGCAATCAAAGTTCCAGGTGTGAAGCAGGGAACAATAACCGATTCAATCTCTGAGAAGATTGTCGTTCCGGTTTCGGCACCCGTGGAGTCAAAGAAGCGGACTGTCCCGGCTTCGGGATCGGTCGGGTCGTATTCAACCGTCAGCGAGCCGCCAGGATTGGCTGCCTCGGCAGCCCCGGTCAGGTCCAGCGTATCAATGTCCAGACCGTCGGCATCTTCGCCGCCTGCAATGACTTCGCCCTGACCGACGTTGTTGAACGTGTCGTCACCCAGTCCCCCCAGCAACAGGTCGCCGCCGTCATCGGGGTCGTCATTGCCACCCGAAATGACATCGTCACCTTCACCGCCGAACAGAATGTCGCGACCTGCACCACCATCGATGGTGTCATCGCCAGCGCCACCATCAATCGCGTCGCCGCCGCCGTCGCCATACAGCTCGTCGTTGCCTTCGCCACCAAAGATGACATCGGTATCATCGCGGCCATGCACTGTGTCGTCACCGTCACCAGCAACGATAACGTCCTGTTCATCAACCAGCGGGGGCACGGCATCGTCATTGTCGACGCGGTCCAGTTCCGGATCACCCAGATACCCCAGGTCGATATCGTCATCGCCAGATGTACCTTCAACCACACCATCAATCGCCGTGGTCCCGGGACCACCTGGACCACCCGGTGTACCCGATGACGTAACCGGTGTCGCAGTCCCGATAACCAGCGCATTTTCAATCTCGCTGAATTCGGCCGTTCCGGCGACAGTCAGATCGTCATTATAAAAGGTAACGATCCCGGATTCCGTCGATGGATCGTCATCGGTATATGCAATCGTAGCAAGCCCTTGGGCGATCATTGTGTCGAGGTCATCGCCGCCTTCGCCGCCGATGATCACATCCCCAATGCCAGCACCGATGATGTCGCGGTCATCGCCCCCGTCCAGGGTATCCGCGCCTTCGCCACCCAGCAGGGTGTCATCGCCGGTCCCGCCGTCAATGGTATCATTGCCCTGACGTCCCAGCAGCAGGTCGTCGCCTGCATCACCGTGGATTTCGTCTTCGTCGATGCCACCGTCTACGTAGTCATTGCCAGCACCACCAGACAGGACATCGTCGTCGTCCTGACCAAAGATGACGTCATCGCCGTCTCCGCCGTCAATCACGTCCATACCATTGGTTGGATCTGGATCCGCCAGCGCTCCGGGCAGGTCATCGACGATGTTCAGGGCATCCGGGAACACCGGATCCAGACCACCATAGATGGTATCGGCACCGGTTCCGCCGTCGATGGTATCGGCTCCTTCGCCGCCAATGATGACGTCATCATCTGCACCGCCATCAATGAGGTCGTCGTCGATCCCACCATCAATCGAGTCATTGCCTGCCCCGCCGTCGATCACGTCGTTGTCGTCACCGGTCAGAATGGTGTCATTTCCGTCGCCACCGCTGACAGTGTCGCGATCGTCAAAAATGTCACCGTCGGCCGGGACGAACGGAATATTGGGCGTCGTGCCGGTATACCCGTCAAATCCGCGGTCGGGCAGCGGTACAGGTTCATTGCCCCGCGTATCGATCATGTCGTCGCCGTCGCCGCCATCAACGCTGTCAGACCCGTCGCCACCGGTCAGGTCATCATCACCGCCATTGCCGACAATGGTGTCATCGCCATCGCCGCCATCAATCGTGTCATCGCCGTCGACGCCGGTGCTGGGTGTTGCGACATCAAAGAACACATCGGTGACCGTGATGATCGTGGGTTCCACACCCACCTGAGCGTGGTCGATTTCGATTTTGGACACCGGCCCGGAAATTGTCACCAGCAACGAATAATCCGGCAAGCTCGCGCCAGCATATCCCCCTTGGCTGGTGCCTGTATCGTCGCCCGGCACTGCATCATCATCGCTGAGCGTGACGCGGGGGCCATTCCCCAGAACAACGGTGATCGGATCACCGGCCTCGTCAAAGGCGCGGACGCTCACCTGTCCATGCCCGTCAATGTCATTGATACGGAACGACACATTGGAAACAGACTCGGAGAATTCCAGACAATGCACGGCTTCGTCGCCGTCATTGTTCAGATAGGACGCCATCGCGCTGCCGGAATTGGCCGGGGCACCGCCGGTATCAATATTGCCAGTGGCCTGCTCTTCGGTCGTGAACGTCGCATCAGATCCCGTCGGGGCAACCGTATTGGTATAGGTCACGTTTACCGAACCGGTATCCTGTGTCAGACCACCGCCCAGGTCGTCGCCTTCGCTATAGACCGTGGCATCGCCCTGCGTTGTACCTTCGTTCCACAACAGCGCTTCGCGGACGGAACCACCGGCACCGCCACCGGGGGCACTCTGGTCTCCATACAGCGCGTCGTCGCCTTCTTCGCCGTGCAGCTCGTCACTGCCGCCGCCGCCATAAACTTCGTCATCGCCAACTCCGGCATAGACGGTGTCATCACCATCGCCTGCATCCACGATATCATCATTGGGGGCCTGCCCCGGCAGGATCGCATCATCGTTGTCGATCATGTCCCCTTCGGGGTCACCGGTATAGGCCAGATCAATTTCGTCATCGCCAGGGGTGCCATCGACAATGCCATTGCCCTGCCCCAGAACCGGCTTGTCCAGAACCGCAACATAATCCACGGCACCGGCAAAATGCTGGTCAAAATCATCATCGGTCGCCTCGCGGGCACCAATGGCAAAACTCTGTTCACCGCTTTC
Protein-coding regions in this window:
- a CDS encoding Hint domain-containing protein, yielding MIDNDDAILPGQAPNDDIVDAGDGDDTVYAGVGDDEVYGGGGSDELHGEEGDDALYGDQSAPGGGAGGSVREALLWNEGTTQGDATVYSEGDDLGGGLTQDTGSVNVTYTNTVAPTGSDATFTTEEQATGNIDTGGAPANSGSAMASYLNNDGDEAVHCLEFSESVSNVSFRINDIDGHGQVSVRAFDEAGDPITVVLGNGPRVTLSDDDAVPGDDTGTSQGGYAGASLPDYSLLVTISGPVSKIEIDHAQVGVEPTIITVTDVFFDVATPSTGVDGDDTIDGGDGDDTIVGNGGDDDLTGGDGSDSVDGGDGDDMIDTRGNEPVPLPDRGFDGYTGTTPNIPFVPADGDIFDDRDTVSGGDGNDTILTGDDNDVIDGGAGNDSIDGGIDDDLIDGGADDDVIIGGEGADTIDGGTGADTIYGGLDPVFPDALNIVDDLPGALADPDPTNGMDVIDGGDGDDVIFGQDDDDVLSGGAGNDYVDGGIDEDEIHGDAGDDLLLGRQGNDTIDGGTGDDTLLGGEGADTLDGGDDRDIIGAGIGDVIIGGEGGDDLDTMIAQGLATIAYTDDDPSTESGIVTFYNDDLTVAGTAEFSEIENALVIGTATPVTSSGTPGGPGGPGTTAIDGVVEGTSGDDDIDLGYLGDPELDRVDNDDAVPPLVDEQDVIVAGDGDDTVHGRDDTDVIFGGEGNDELYGDGGGDAIDGGAGDDTIDGGAGRDILFGGEGDDVISGGNDDPDDGGDLLLGGLGDDTFNNVGQGEVIAGGEDADGLDIDTLDLTGAAEAANPGGSLTVEYDPTDPEAGTVRFFDSTGAETGTTIFSEIESVIVPCFTPGTLIATPKGERRVEDLQIGDRVITRDNGIQAIRWLGSRTMQGKELARAEHLNPVLIREGALGNGLPERDMMVSPNHRVLVANDKTTLYFEEREVLVAAKHLTGLEGVDVVEVSTVTYIHFMFDQHEVVLSDGAWTESFQPGDQTMDGLGNAQRNEIFELFPELRTREGLESYQSARRSLKKHEAHLLTH
- the hppD gene encoding 4-hydroxyphenylpyruvate dioxygenase, whose translation is MGPFPHTAPKSVISAENPTGTDGFEFVEFAHPEPQELRDLFTRMGFALTGRHKSKNVELWQQGDVTYILNADTDSFAARFVQEHGPCAPAMGWRVVDAQAAYDHAVSKGAEPYDASDKTMNVPAIKGIGGSLLYFVDQYSDTSPYNEEFEWLTQSKPAGDGFYYLDHLTHNVFKGNMDKWFNFYESLFNFKEIRFFDIQGKFTGLFSRALTSPCGRIRIPINEDRGETGQIVAYLKKYNGEGIQHIAVGSDDIYSATDAIAEKGLKFMPGPNEAYYDMSYDRVSGHDEPKDKLMKHGILIDGEGVVDGGETRILLQIFSKTVIGPIFFEFIQRKGDDGFGEGNFKALFESIEREQIESGEIEAA
- a CDS encoding Lrp/AsnC family transcriptional regulator — encoded protein: MLDATDTKLLAALQKNAHLTAHELGERLNLSASQAGRRRQRLETEGYIQGYSARLDPSKLGLHVQGFVQVHLNSHGPEQSASFARLVSTRSEITSAWTMTGDADYLLRVYCADLPGLNRLLHEVLLPHPAVARVQSQIVMDQLKRDAPLPT
- a CDS encoding monovalent cation:proton antiporter-2 (CPA2) family protein — translated: MDEFLYQASIYLAAAVIAVPFASRLGLGSVLGYLAAGIIIGPVLGMVGAETEDLQHFAEFGVVMMLFLIGLELEPRALWDMRHRLIGLGGLQILFSTLALMGAAMATGQPWQASLAIGLALSLSSTAIVLQTLSEKGLMQTSGGRSAFSVLLTQDIAVIPILAFLPLLAVAPDLQFTTDGSIQRAVDGAAQHGSSHGGGLSLVAGLPGWAVTLVTIGAVAFIILAGIYLTRPLFRYIHAANLREMYTALALLIVVGISFLMTLVGLSPALGAFLAGVVLANSEFRHELESDLTPFKGLLLGLFFITVGAGINYKAFLEDPGDMIGLALLIIVAKGTVLYFVGRAFGLRRRAQWLFTLSLAQSGEFGFVLLAFSVQLNVLPQVLSEKLLLIVALSMLITPLLFILYDLMSKRISDQKPEQEPDEIDEQGPVIIAGIGRFGQIVNRLVRASGFQTIVLDNNMEAIQLMRRFGVKGFLGDPTRPELLRAAGLSKAKVLVAAMDQAEEVTKLVAYARRQRPDIHIIARAFDRNHVYELYKAGADDIVREMFDSSLRAGRYVLENAGLSEYEAARAEQTFYAHDRRTMRELAQLWQPGVHARDNPAYIARSNELERDLETALLQLAEEESDRKSA